One genomic region from Sphingobacterium multivorum encodes:
- a CDS encoding 2,3,4,5-tetrahydropyridine-2,6-dicarboxylate N-succinyltransferase, whose product MVEPLKKLIEEAWEDRQLLEYKEYTEAIRAVIMKLDSGEIRVAEMIGTRWHVNDWIKKAVILYFPINEMREMTAGPFVFHDKMKLKTDYKHTGVRVVPGASARLGAYLAKGVIMMPSYVNIGAYVDEGTMVDTWATVGSCAQIGKHVHLSGGVGIGGVLEPVQAAPVIIEDNVFIGSRAIVVEGIRVEKEAVLGANVVLTASTKIIDVTGPEPVEYKGYVPVRSVVIPGSYTKKFAAGEYQVPCALIIGQRKESTDKKTSLNDALRDHNVAV is encoded by the coding sequence ATGGTAGAGCCACTTAAAAAATTGATTGAGGAAGCTTGGGAAGATAGACAATTATTGGAGTATAAAGAATATACAGAGGCGATCCGCGCTGTTATCATGAAGTTAGATAGCGGTGAAATCCGTGTGGCTGAAATGATCGGTACAAGATGGCATGTCAACGATTGGATAAAAAAAGCGGTCATCTTATATTTTCCGATCAATGAAATGCGTGAAATGACTGCTGGTCCTTTTGTGTTTCATGATAAAATGAAATTAAAAACGGACTACAAGCACACTGGAGTACGTGTTGTACCAGGGGCTTCTGCTCGTTTAGGGGCCTATTTGGCTAAAGGCGTAATTATGATGCCTTCTTACGTTAATATCGGTGCTTATGTAGACGAAGGAACCATGGTGGATACTTGGGCAACTGTTGGCTCTTGTGCGCAAATTGGGAAACATGTACACTTAAGTGGCGGCGTCGGAATTGGAGGTGTATTGGAGCCGGTACAAGCAGCTCCAGTTATTATTGAGGATAACGTTTTTATCGGTTCAAGAGCGATTGTAGTAGAAGGTATTCGTGTAGAAAAAGAAGCTGTATTAGGTGCTAATGTTGTATTGACAGCCTCAACAAAAATTATCGACGTTACGGGACCTGAACCTGTAGAATATAAAGGTTATGTACCTGTCCGCTCTGTTGTTATTCCGGGTTCTTACACCAAGAAATTTGCGGCAGGGGAATATCAAGTTCCTTGCGCCTTGATCATTGGTCAACGTAAAGAGTCTACAGACAAAAAGACTTCATTAAATGATGCACTACGTGATCATAATGTAGCTGTATAA
- a CDS encoding RNA-binding S4 domain-containing protein, with product MAGTSEKLRIDKYLWSIRLFKTRTLATEACKAGRVKLKGQNIKPSYEVKIGDVYHIQKGIEKKVVHVTGLLERRVDAKTAVQFYEDQTPVEETVGFKSVFHAPVLKRDRGTGRPTKKDRREIDDLQSSEWWEKEDE from the coding sequence ATGGCTGGAACATCAGAAAAATTGAGAATTGATAAATATTTGTGGTCAATTCGGTTATTTAAGACAAGAACTTTGGCAACGGAGGCCTGTAAGGCTGGACGAGTAAAACTCAAAGGCCAAAATATAAAGCCCTCTTATGAAGTTAAGATCGGAGATGTGTACCATATCCAAAAGGGAATCGAAAAAAAAGTGGTGCACGTGACAGGTCTTTTAGAACGTCGTGTTGACGCCAAGACTGCAGTTCAATTCTACGAAGATCAGACACCTGTAGAAGAAACGGTAGGGTTTAAATCCGTATTTCATGCGCCCGTACTAAAACGCGACCGCGGAACAGGGCGACCTACGAAAAAAGACCGTCGTGAGATAGATGATTTACAATCTTCAGAATGGTGGGAGAAGGAAGATGAATAA
- a CDS encoding cytochrome-c peroxidase, which produces MKKVILILTIIVIALSCSRDDIVDSKLEDNPIVTFNIPADFPSLNNVFKSNKPTKYGVELGEKLFHEKRFSGNNTISCASCHNPALAFSDGKMQAVGIDDRVGFRNTPPLQNLAFMKFYNWDGNILELEKQPLVPIITHEEMNSSILEVIGKINGDFDYKVLFKKAFGDENITPERIYKSIGQYEYTLISADSKYDKVKRGEGEQFTIEEERGYQLFKLKCESCHASELFTDQSFRNVGFPLNKHPDEAGRARITGIETDYMAFRVPSLRNAEYTAPYGSFGQFPTLKSVLDYFDKGVLDAANLDPILKENGKRIPMTEEEKEAIIAFIKTLSDPKFVGK; this is translated from the coding sequence ATGAAAAAAGTCATCTTAATCCTGACCATTATAGTGATTGCTTTATCCTGTAGTAGGGATGATATTGTTGATTCTAAGCTGGAAGATAACCCTATAGTCACTTTCAACATTCCTGCGGATTTTCCGAGTCTAAATAATGTGTTTAAGAGCAATAAGCCAACAAAATATGGTGTTGAATTGGGGGAAAAGCTGTTTCATGAGAAAAGATTCAGTGGAAACAATACGATATCATGTGCCAGTTGCCATAACCCCGCATTGGCTTTTTCCGATGGAAAAATGCAGGCGGTAGGGATAGATGATCGTGTTGGATTTCGGAATACGCCGCCTTTGCAGAATTTGGCTTTTATGAAATTTTATAATTGGGATGGCAATATACTCGAACTGGAAAAGCAACCTTTAGTTCCAATTATCACGCATGAAGAGATGAACTCTTCTATCTTGGAGGTTATCGGTAAAATTAATGGGGATTTTGACTACAAAGTATTGTTCAAGAAGGCTTTTGGCGATGAGAATATTACACCTGAACGAATTTATAAAAGCATTGGACAATATGAGTATACCCTAATTTCAGCCGACAGTAAATATGACAAGGTAAAACGAGGTGAAGGGGAGCAATTCACTATTGAGGAAGAACGGGGGTATCAGCTGTTTAAATTGAAATGTGAAAGCTGCCATGCATCAGAATTATTTACCGATCAGAGTTTTAGAAATGTCGGGTTTCCTTTAAACAAACATCCAGATGAGGCTGGGCGAGCACGTATCACAGGTATCGAAACAGATTATATGGCTTTTCGGGTACCGTCTTTACGAAATGCCGAATACACAGCGCCCTATGGAAGTTTTGGGCAGTTTCCAACGTTGAAATCTGTGCTGGATTATTTCGACAAGGGTGTTTTGGATGCAGCTAACCTTGATCCGATTCTGAAAGAAAATGGCAAAAGAATTCCTATGACAGAAGAAGAAAAGGAAGCTATCATCGCTTTTATTAAAACATTAAGTGATCCGAAATTTGTAGGCAAATAA
- a CDS encoding TonB-dependent receptor plug domain-containing protein translates to MKKISVMLFMLSLGWNVHGQNNPITRDTTRRLAEVTVNAAAKKRIENDLKMTVSVDEYLASASNISFIKRGAYAWEPLLNNMSSERSIITIDGMHVFGACTDKMDPITSYVESNNLAAIDIKSGQEGNLHGATVAGSIDLKRRNTSFGLQKKIGGAYQTGFEFNNKQTFNLGNLYYSSDKFVADGSIAFRKAGNYYDGNDDEVRHSQYNKFNASLGLAYKTSPLSAVRVDAIFDRAKDVGFPALPMDLSLSRAIITSATYKQLFEEGLVKVWDTKVYFNAVEHYMDDTTRPENLVHMDMPGWSTTYGLLSKINLQKDRYSSEIQVNAYDNLSIAEMRMYPQDRSKQTMFAYSWPWVTTRFASVAINNSLDLSDISRLVFGGSLGLNYNYSKYVEFNWIFHPGSPQKKNRILPSLHASYQLNIGQFDFSLGTGFGHRAPSVSEAYGYYIYNSFDRYDYIGNPDLKNEVSYEANASAGFKTGKLSIGAKANYFFIQDYIIGRILSLGSPMNYQSVGVKGYTSLDHATLFNLALNAQYQILPGLDWKAILTYARGQDNMGGNLPFIRPLSYQTSLHYRYKMIGMQTSMNGDFSQVNFSPEYGEDQTASYKIWNVSADYNFNIGKLNAAFQVGAENLFNEYYSTYADWGNIPRMGRNIFTSLKINF, encoded by the coding sequence ATGAAGAAAATAAGTGTTATGCTCTTTATGTTGTCTTTGGGATGGAACGTACACGGACAAAACAATCCTATTACGCGCGATACCACGAGACGTCTAGCGGAGGTTACAGTCAATGCCGCTGCCAAAAAGAGGATCGAAAACGATCTAAAGATGACAGTCTCCGTGGATGAATATTTGGCTTCTGCAAGTAATATCAGCTTCATCAAACGTGGTGCCTACGCTTGGGAACCCCTACTCAATAATATGAGTAGCGAGCGTTCGATAATTACGATCGACGGGATGCATGTCTTTGGAGCATGTACGGATAAAATGGACCCGATAACCTCTTATGTAGAAAGTAATAATCTTGCTGCCATCGATATTAAATCGGGGCAGGAGGGTAATCTGCATGGCGCTACGGTCGCGGGCAGTATAGATCTAAAAAGAAGGAATACCTCGTTTGGGCTGCAGAAAAAAATTGGCGGAGCCTATCAGACAGGTTTTGAATTCAATAATAAGCAGACGTTCAATCTTGGAAATTTATATTACTCAAGCGACAAATTTGTGGCAGATGGAAGTATTGCCTTCCGGAAGGCTGGAAATTATTATGATGGAAATGACGATGAAGTACGGCATTCGCAATATAATAAATTCAATGCGTCTTTGGGCTTGGCCTATAAAACAAGTCCGCTCTCTGCCGTTAGGGTGGATGCTATTTTTGATCGGGCAAAAGATGTGGGATTTCCTGCTTTACCAATGGACCTATCCTTATCCAGAGCGATCATCACTTCCGCTACATACAAACAGTTGTTTGAAGAGGGCTTGGTAAAAGTATGGGACACCAAAGTTTATTTTAATGCTGTTGAGCACTATATGGATGATACAACCCGTCCGGAGAATTTGGTCCATATGGATATGCCAGGCTGGAGTACGACCTACGGTCTTTTATCTAAAATTAATCTGCAGAAAGACCGCTATTCTTCGGAAATACAGGTAAATGCTTACGATAATCTATCGATAGCTGAGATGCGCATGTACCCGCAGGATCGATCCAAACAGACCATGTTTGCCTATAGCTGGCCATGGGTGACCACACGATTCGCGAGTGTAGCCATTAATAACTCGTTAGATCTTTCTGATATCAGTAGACTTGTCTTTGGGGGGTCATTGGGTTTGAACTATAACTATTCGAAATACGTTGAATTCAACTGGATCTTCCATCCGGGTTCTCCACAGAAGAAAAATAGAATTCTGCCGAGCCTACATGCTAGCTATCAGTTAAATATTGGTCAGTTTGACTTTTCTCTAGGAACAGGGTTTGGGCATCGTGCTCCTTCTGTTTCGGAAGCGTATGGTTACTACATCTATAACAGTTTCGATCGTTATGACTATATCGGAAATCCAGATTTAAAAAATGAAGTTTCTTATGAAGCCAATGCCAGTGCCGGATTTAAGACCGGAAAGCTAAGCATTGGGGCCAAGGCCAATTATTTCTTTATACAAGACTACATTATTGGCCGGATTTTGAGTTTGGGTAGCCCCATGAACTATCAATCGGTAGGCGTAAAAGGCTATACCTCTTTAGATCATGCGACGCTGTTTAATCTGGCACTCAATGCGCAATATCAAATTTTGCCAGGTCTAGATTGGAAGGCTATACTTACCTATGCCAGAGGGCAAGACAATATGGGCGGAAACCTGCCCTTTATACGTCCCTTAAGTTATCAAACATCACTGCATTACCGATACAAAATGATCGGCATGCAAACTTCAATGAACGGGGACTTTAGTCAAGTCAATTTTAGTCCTGAATACGGAGAGGACCAAACTGCATCCTATAAGATTTGGAATGTATCGGCAGATTATAACTTCAATATTGGGAAATTAAATGCCGCGTTTCAGGTCGGTGCGGAGAACCTTTTCAATGAATACTATAGTACCTATGCGGATTGGGGAAATATACCACGCATGGGTAGGAATATTTTTACATCCTTAAAAATCAATTTTTAA
- the folP gene encoding dihydropteroate synthase, with protein sequence MKRFHTSPCHSILVDGTLMSFEKPIIMGILNVTPDSFYDGGDNTTVELAVEKAKKLLLEGAQILDIGAYSSRPGAPLISSQEEMDRALPAIRAIKTAFPDAILSIDTFRADVAAAAIDAGVHIINDVSGGTLDDNMFATVAKYQVPYILMHMRGIPENMQEKTDYNDIVTDVATFLGDRIATLKSMGVKDIILDPGFGFAKTVEQNYELLYRVNELHYFELPILGGISRKSMIYKKIGITAQEALNGTTALNTLLLERGVQILRVHDVKEAKQLVDLFYS encoded by the coding sequence ATGAAAAGATTCCACACTTCACCCTGCCATTCCATATTGGTCGATGGTACCTTGATGAGCTTCGAAAAGCCCATTATTATGGGGATACTCAATGTGACTCCGGATTCATTTTATGATGGTGGCGACAATACAACCGTCGAACTTGCGGTAGAGAAAGCAAAGAAGCTATTGCTTGAAGGTGCTCAAATTCTTGATATTGGCGCATATTCCTCACGTCCAGGAGCTCCATTGATTTCATCACAGGAGGAAATGGATCGAGCTCTTCCTGCTATTCGGGCGATTAAAACTGCATTTCCTGACGCAATTTTATCAATAGATACCTTTAGGGCAGACGTTGCCGCTGCGGCAATCGATGCGGGAGTGCACATCATAAATGATGTTTCGGGAGGTACACTCGACGATAACATGTTCGCCACGGTAGCAAAATATCAAGTTCCGTATATTCTCATGCATATGCGCGGTATTCCCGAAAATATGCAGGAAAAAACCGATTACAACGATATTGTAACTGACGTCGCCACCTTTTTAGGTGACCGCATTGCCACGCTAAAAAGTATGGGGGTAAAAGACATTATTCTTGATCCGGGATTTGGTTTTGCAAAGACAGTGGAACAAAACTATGAGTTACTCTATCGTGTCAATGAACTTCATTACTTTGAATTACCAATTTTGGGCGGAATATCCCGTAAATCCATGATTTATAAAAAAATCGGAATCACCGCCCAGGAAGCTTTAAACGGCACCACTGCTTTAAATACGCTACTTCTCGAAAGAGGTGTACAAATTCTCCGCGTACATGATGTAAAGGAAGCGAAGCAATTGGTTGATCTCTTCTATTCGTAA
- a CDS encoding DUF5125 domain-containing protein has protein sequence MKRYLINILLGTAAIAAVSSCKKDEKYTYQIGDPKIELKSPISAANFGDSLEFQVHVSDSEVALSTVKAQLYFTDDKVTETVIRTKQNGDYAGKIYVPFLKDIPDGKATLKFVLQNISQKITEQSFDINLSRPDFPYLTLVTASKSYRMEKVGPNQYAAKENFPFSVKGYIQAPKVGAQGNLMNFGWVNNVINLGSTAEIPFSNSTSGIYSIAFNTSTYQASPFIIAYAINGTVFSRLDDEHFKAELNMVKGEKVILDGIEDLKNWWIDPDYFTQAPDGSIAFNGMNGKYRVTADFTLKYFVVEAMTGNDLAKLQDDGSGAVWIIGEGIGKPKVSSNQVGWNTDKALCLVPLGNKKYQVTVKAGESINSDNINFKFFHQKGWGGEFGGTDLTTTSDIVFVGDGKNGRDSGNLGIKTGNVLETGKTYVFTLDLTAGNKEAVLTIATK, from the coding sequence ATGAAAAGATATCTCATCAATATACTATTGGGAACTGCTGCAATTGCCGCAGTCAGTTCCTGTAAAAAGGATGAAAAATATACCTATCAAATAGGGGATCCTAAAATCGAATTGAAATCACCTATTTCAGCCGCAAATTTTGGGGATAGTCTCGAATTTCAGGTACACGTGTCGGACAGTGAAGTTGCGCTGTCAACTGTTAAAGCACAATTGTATTTTACAGACGACAAGGTAACAGAAACCGTCATCCGTACCAAACAAAATGGAGACTATGCTGGAAAGATTTATGTTCCGTTCCTGAAAGATATTCCCGATGGAAAAGCAACCCTTAAGTTTGTCTTACAGAATATTAGCCAAAAAATAACGGAACAATCTTTTGATATTAACCTGAGCAGACCCGACTTTCCATATTTAACTTTAGTCACAGCATCTAAATCGTATCGTATGGAAAAGGTAGGGCCTAATCAATATGCGGCAAAAGAGAATTTTCCATTTTCGGTAAAGGGCTATATTCAAGCACCAAAAGTGGGCGCACAAGGCAATCTGATGAATTTTGGTTGGGTCAATAATGTTATAAACCTCGGCTCTACGGCTGAAATCCCATTTTCAAATTCAACTTCTGGAATCTATAGCATCGCATTTAATACCTCAACTTATCAGGCTTCACCGTTTATTATTGCTTATGCCATTAATGGAACGGTATTCAGTCGCCTTGATGATGAGCACTTTAAGGCAGAGTTGAATATGGTAAAAGGCGAGAAGGTAATTCTTGACGGAATAGAAGATCTGAAGAATTGGTGGATTGATCCGGACTATTTTACACAAGCTCCTGACGGATCAATCGCTTTCAACGGAATGAACGGTAAGTATCGCGTTACTGCAGACTTTACCTTAAAATATTTTGTGGTTGAAGCGATGACAGGTAATGATTTAGCAAAATTACAAGATGACGGAAGTGGTGCGGTTTGGATTATTGGTGAAGGAATCGGAAAGCCTAAGGTATCCAGTAATCAAGTGGGCTGGAATACAGATAAAGCGCTTTGTTTGGTGCCGCTAGGCAACAAGAAATACCAGGTAACTGTTAAGGCAGGAGAGTCTATAAATTCTGATAACATCAATTTCAAATTTTTCCATCAAAAAGGATGGGGCGGTGAATTTGGTGGCACAGACCTGACAACGACAAGTGATATCGTTTTTGTGGGAGATGGAAAGAATGGACGCGACTCAGGCAATCTTGGCATCAAAACCGGTAACGTGTTAGAGACCGGTAAAACCTATGTTTTTACATTGGATTTAACTGCAGGTAATAAGGAAGCTGTCTTGACGATTGCGACAAAATAA
- a CDS encoding DUF4920 domain-containing protein, whose product MKKIVLFFALAFAVTNISLAQQKDIPAAKPGVKYGKEISASNAISVAKLEKELTQKNAFNGKVAGKVVEVCKKKGCFMTLQREGEEPITVRFKDYGFFMPADIVGKTVVVEGIAKKKEVSVASLQHAAKDLGKSQAEIDQITQPKKDISIIAEGVLVVK is encoded by the coding sequence ATGAAAAAGATCGTTTTATTTTTTGCATTAGCCTTTGCTGTTACCAATATATCTTTGGCACAGCAAAAGGATATTCCCGCCGCCAAACCTGGTGTAAAATATGGGAAAGAAATCTCTGCGTCCAATGCGATTTCAGTAGCAAAGCTTGAAAAAGAACTTACGCAAAAGAACGCATTCAACGGAAAAGTAGCCGGTAAGGTCGTTGAGGTATGTAAGAAAAAAGGCTGTTTCATGACGTTGCAACGGGAAGGTGAAGAGCCTATTACCGTTCGTTTTAAAGACTATGGTTTCTTCATGCCAGCAGACATTGTCGGTAAAACGGTTGTTGTCGAGGGTATTGCGAAGAAAAAAGAAGTTTCTGTCGCATCGTTACAACATGCAGCAAAGGATCTGGGTAAATCACAGGCTGAAATAGACCAGATTACACAACCTAAAAAAGATATTAGCATTATTGCCGAAGGTGTTTTAGTTGTCAAATAA
- a CDS encoding MbnP family protein: MKNNTIKLLMISLVMVSCSKSEDVANSVNLHFNNTFKNTTIVLGSADSPAATTNTSASGQLYQFSELKYVISNIRLIKADGSEIPYNVNDLDKGATVIDQAKAATLNYVLSNIPVGEYKQIKFGLGVKQEINTLDQLRFPVFYATAGANDTKMHWEWGTGYRFTKLEGFYGVDHKELSIHTGSTVNGTNGDESTYKQGVDAYRDITLNLPSIVTIGKSIPQINIRADFDKLLSGKTNTITLGANNATPSIHSAVEMVKFVDNLGGNGSSDTAGMFTVEGVSN, encoded by the coding sequence ATGAAAAACAATACAATTAAACTCCTGATGATCTCTTTGGTTATGGTTTCTTGTAGCAAAAGTGAAGACGTCGCTAACAGTGTTAACTTACATTTCAACAATACATTTAAAAATACAACAATTGTGCTGGGTAGTGCAGATTCCCCAGCTGCTACGACAAATACATCCGCCAGCGGACAACTGTATCAGTTTTCTGAGCTAAAGTATGTAATTAGCAATATCAGACTTATTAAAGCCGATGGGTCTGAGATCCCTTATAATGTAAATGACCTGGATAAAGGGGCTACAGTAATTGATCAGGCGAAAGCAGCAACGTTAAATTATGTACTGAGTAATATACCTGTTGGCGAGTATAAACAGATCAAATTCGGTTTGGGGGTAAAACAGGAAATAAATACTCTGGATCAACTGAGATTCCCAGTTTTCTATGCAACAGCAGGAGCAAATGATACTAAAATGCATTGGGAATGGGGGACAGGTTACCGATTTACGAAATTGGAGGGCTTTTATGGTGTTGATCATAAAGAGTTGTCTATTCACACAGGGAGTACGGTCAACGGTACAAACGGCGATGAATCCACTTATAAACAGGGCGTAGATGCTTACCGGGACATTACGTTGAATTTACCTTCCATAGTTACTATTGGAAAAAGTATACCACAGATTAACATCAGGGCAGATTTCGATAAACTCCTAAGCGGTAAAACGAATACCATCACCTTGGGGGCCAATAATGCTACACCTAGTATTCATTCAGCAGTGGAAATGGTGAAGTTTGTTGATAATCTTGGCGGCAACGGAAGCAGCGATACAGCAGGGATGTTCACTGTTGAAGGTGTTTCTAACTAA
- a CDS encoding L-threonylcarbamoyladenylate synthase, with product MSAFVDREDLNKALETLKNGGLILYPTDTIWGIGCDATNPEAVEKVFQLKGRDKSKSLIVLLHNDNQLASYVNEIPDVAYQLIEYTEKPLTIVYSNAKNLAPNAIAEDGSIGIRIVKHPFCEQLLQRFRKPIISTSANISGEPTAKDFDEISDVIKDGVDYIVAYERDVATDGKSSTVMKLDPSGKFEFIRK from the coding sequence ATGAGTGCATTCGTAGATCGTGAGGATTTGAATAAGGCCTTGGAGACATTAAAAAACGGCGGATTAATTCTATACCCCACTGACACCATTTGGGGAATAGGCTGTGATGCCACCAATCCAGAAGCCGTGGAGAAAGTTTTCCAACTAAAAGGAAGAGATAAATCCAAAAGTCTGATCGTCCTTTTACACAACGACAATCAATTAGCGAGTTATGTCAATGAAATCCCGGATGTGGCTTATCAACTTATTGAATATACAGAAAAACCCTTGACAATTGTCTATTCGAATGCCAAAAATCTTGCGCCCAATGCAATTGCTGAGGACGGTTCAATTGGCATTCGAATTGTCAAACACCCTTTTTGTGAACAGCTTTTACAACGGTTTCGCAAACCGATCATTTCAACTTCGGCAAATATCAGTGGTGAACCAACGGCGAAAGATTTCGACGAAATATCGGATGTCATCAAAGATGGGGTAGACTATATCGTCGCTTACGAAAGAGATGTTGCAACAGATGGCAAATCATCTACTGTCATGAAGCTGGACCCTAGTGGTAAATTTGAATTTATTAGAAAATAG